The following proteins are encoded in a genomic region of Ostrea edulis chromosome 7, xbOstEdul1.1, whole genome shotgun sequence:
- the LOC125654845 gene encoding tripartite motif-containing protein 3-like, whose protein sequence is MATATTQAQELITCDLNCVKPVQQFCNSCQVSLCEDCINKHVKSLKSMKHDIVPFTKRTVQLVFPQCTSHSHQRCEGQCQQCDVPVCMKCVTGSHKGHDVVDMTDIIARKRENIKRETEEIESSIIPKNKSYDADVEKKIRKSKTHYSYLEKEAKDKRKKWHLEVDNIFDKLESLIQSLKDQEITILKSCQSQLRSQNSSMTQTVQENKEILKSNKMSDVNHYKSKLTEFRAIPQVPDVMSPTLKTNTVQGRELSLKLGEYRATLTQTTLSLPSLTDEVLYLSDKELLKEAKVIANIPTNVKDLRSLACVGSAKVWINGIEKIIRCVDIHGTVQDTVTSTCNKFPNDIAVNRQGELIYSDGPNRTVNIVRHGNIEKLITTPQGWKPGGLCCTRSGDILVSMFTIDISHFKIVRYQGQRVTQEIDKDEHGNPIYQAGVYLVFVTENNSGDIVASDGNAKSVVVVDRTGKVRFRYNDKPPGGQKPFSPRQIVTDSMGHIIVADYNNACLHILDQNGQFIKCVDNYGLSDEPSGLSVDSEGRLWVGLCDSREVKVIQYMK, encoded by the coding sequence ATGGCTACTGCCACCACCCAGGCACAGGAGCTCATCACCTGTGACCTAAACTGTGTCAAGCCTGTTCAGCAATTCTGTAACAGCTGCCAAGTCAGTCTGTGTGAAGACTGCATCAACAAACATGTCAAGAGCCTCAAGTCAATGAAGCATGACATTGTTCCCTTCACAAAACGCACAGTCCAGCTGGTGTTCCCTCAGTGTACATCTCATTCCCACCAGAGATGTGAGGGCCAATGTCAACAGTGTGATGTCCCAGTCTGCATGAAATGCGTCACAGGTTCACATAAAGGTCATGATGTTGTGGACATGACAGACATCATTGCcagaaagagagaaaacatTAAAAGAGAAACAGAAGAAATTGAAAGTAGTATCATTCCAAAGAACAAGTCATATGATGCAGATGTTGAAAAGAAAATTCGCAAATCGAAGACCCACTACTCTTATTTAGAAAAAGAAGCTAAagataaaagaaagaaatggcACCTAGAAGTAGACAACAtctttgacaaacttgaatcactGATCCAATCACTCAAAGATCAAGAAATTACGATTCTGAAGTCATGCCAGTCCCAACTCAGAAGTCAAAATTCCAGTATGACCCAAACTGTTcaagaaaacaaagaaatccTGAAGTCCAACAAAATGTCTGATGTCAACCATTACAAATCCAAACTGACTGAATTCAGAGCCATTCCACAAGTACCTGATGTAATGTCACCCACTCTCAAAACAAACACAGTCCAAGGGAGAGAACTCAGCCTAAAATTAGGAGAATACAGGGCCACACTGACACAGACAACACTATCACTACCCAGTCTGACTGATGAAGTCCTCTATTTAtctgataaggaattattaaaAGAAGCCAAAGTGATTGCAAACATTCCAACAAATGTCAAAGACTTACGCAGTTTAGCCTGTGTCGGATCAGCAAAAGTGTGGATTAATGGAATAGAGAAAATAATACGATGTGTTGACATACATGGAACTGTACAAGACACTGTcaccagtacatgtaataagttCCCTAATGATATTGCAGTGAACAGACAGGGAGAACTGATTTACAGTGATGGTCCCAATAGAACTGTGAACATTGTCAGACATGGAAATATAGAGAAACTGATCACCACACCACAGGGCTGGAAACCAGGGGGGCTGTGCTGTACAAGATCAGGGGACATCCTGGTCAGTATGTTTACTATTGATATAAGCCATTTCAAAATTGTCCGTTATCAGGGACAGAGAGTGACACAGGAAATAGATAAAGATGAACACGGCAATCCAATCTATCAAGCAGGGGTATATTTAGTGTTTGTGACGGAGAACAACAGCGGCGACATCGTGGCTTCTGATGGTAATGCTAAATCAGTGGTAGTGGTGGACAGGACAGGAAAAGTACGATTCCGATACAACGACAAACCACCGGGGGGACAGAAACCATTCAGTCCAAGACAGATAGTAACCGACTCCATGGGTCATATCATTGTGGCAGATTACAACAATGCCTGTCTACACATTCTAGATCAGAATGGACAATTCATTAAATGTGTGGACAATTATGGATTAAGTGATGAGCCTTCTGGACTGAGTGTGGACAGTGAGGGGAGGTTGTGGGTAGGGTTGTGTGATTCAAGAGAAGTGAAAGTGATCcagtacatgaaataa
- the LOC125654847 gene encoding protein CFAP276-like isoform X2 yields the protein MMQSTRDPYPFPKLQNDENFFGTSYREQTAYDKPVHLAQSEDPWNRLNGTCTLASSRREIYHMDPQAPRDSLDFILKSEYDHHDKFLKAKNETLYQPETAGESHGRVLKNREVEVIVPKPYLNHPLSVIEQKKKDSIHSIENAIESPHVEGTNGGYFRKHDGGFFRN from the exons ATGATGCAGTCCACAAGAGACCCATATCCCTTTCCAAAATTACAGAACGATGAAAATTTCTTTGGAACAAGCTATAGAGAG CAAACTGCTTATGACAAACCAGTGCACCTTGCTCAGAGTGAAGACCCATGGAATAGACTAAATGGGACCTGCACGCTAGCATCCTCTAGGAGGGAAATCTACCACATGGACCCTCAAGCTCCTCGAGACAGCCTCGACTTTATATTGAAGTCTGAGTATGACCACCATGATAAATTTCTCAAGGCCAAAAATGAAACTCTCTACCAGCCAGAAACAGCTGGTGAAAGCCATGG gCGAGTTCTAAAAAATCGAGAGGTTGAAGTTATTGTGCCAAAGCCCTATCTGAATCATCCTCTATCAGTTATAGAGCAGAAAAAGAAAGACAGCATCCACTCCATTGAAAATGCTATCG AGAGTCCTCACGTGGAGGGTACTAATGGTGGATACTTCAGGAAACATGATGGGGGATTCTTCCGAAACTAA
- the LOC125654847 gene encoding protein CFAP276-like isoform X1 codes for MMQSTRDPYPFPKLQNDENFFGTSYREQTAYDKPVHLAQSEDPWNRLNGTCTLASSRREIYHMDPQAPRDSLDFILKSEYDHHDKFLKAKNETLYQPETAGESHGRVLKNREVEVIVPKPYLNHPLSVIEQKKKDSIHSIENAIEGHHTQTTNRGYSRKPDGGFFSS; via the exons ATGATGCAGTCCACAAGAGACCCATATCCCTTTCCAAAATTACAGAACGATGAAAATTTCTTTGGAACAAGCTATAGAGAG CAAACTGCTTATGACAAACCAGTGCACCTTGCTCAGAGTGAAGACCCATGGAATAGACTAAATGGGACCTGCACGCTAGCATCCTCTAGGAGGGAAATCTACCACATGGACCCTCAAGCTCCTCGAGACAGCCTCGACTTTATATTGAAGTCTGAGTATGACCACCATGATAAATTTCTCAAGGCCAAAAATGAAACTCTCTACCAGCCAGAAACAGCTGGTGAAAGCCATGG gCGAGTTCTAAAAAATCGAGAGGTTGAAGTTATTGTGCCAAAGCCCTATCTGAATCATCCTCTATCAGTTATAGAGCAGAAAAAGAAAGACAGCATCCACTCCATTGAAAATGCTATCG agggTCACCATACACAAACTACAAACAGAGGTTACTCTAGGAAACCTGATGGCGGCTTCTTCTCCTCTTAG